In a genomic window of Rhinoderma darwinii isolate aRhiDar2 chromosome 10, aRhiDar2.hap1, whole genome shotgun sequence:
- the LSR gene encoding lipolysis-stimulated lipoprotein receptor isoform X1, whose protein sequence is MAAGGSWLPALLSLCALSGGGSGMQVTVKNPFNVVILFQQITLRCEYDTSSLQPPIVTWKYRSFCRDRIADAFSSSSADSTTNSLMQQAGYNPYVECQDSTRTVRIVATKQGNSVTLGPYYQARKVTINNNADLTFDQTAWGDSGVYYCTVLSSQDLTGNNEAYAELLVLGKTSEDSELLPGFQIDDMEDWLFVVLIVLGGFFVVLMIGICWCQCCPHTCCCYVQCPCCPEKCCCPRALYEAGKAATSGAPSMYAPSGYAPSMYSHPSQVKVPPPGSVIKMYNGYDYDAASSVGGHSSQAPLIRDNDAPVSVRSGYRIQANQQDDSMRVLYYMEKELANFDPTRPGPQNNGRMENTSAMSEVSSLHEEDHRNNLRNDLGRLRNQAMTPIRDLEEETVFGSDYRRSPPRPRVYSDDGFRDERRARTRSMDNLDDLDRRDRYRDPPDNRSRGRRGSDDDSSRGYSRGRDGRSPDSRDDYYGGKRSRSRDDLREYDRSHKEPEYDDRFIEDALRRKQQQQRAGSRDGLDSVANSSRSEGRRNRRDDEDFPPPPPPYTETESVSSRGKKLKRGEALSRESLIV, encoded by the exons GTGGCGGCAGCGGGATGCAGGTTACGGTGAAGAATCCCTTCAACGTGGTCATCTTATTCCAGCAAATCACGTTGCGGTGTGAGTACGACACCAGCTCGCTGCAGCCGCCCATCGTCACCTGGAAGTACCGATCCTTCTGCAGGGATCGGATCGCGGACGCCTTCAGCTCGTCCAGCGCGGACTCCACCACCAACAGCCTGATGCAGCAAGCCGGATATAACCCCTATGTGGAGTGTCAGGACAGCACCAGGACTGTGCGGATCGTGGCCACCAAGCAGGGCAACTCCGTCACTCTGGGACCGTATTACCAGGCCCGAAAAGTCACCATAAACAACA ATGCGGATCTCACCTTCGATCAGACGGCTTGGGGTGACAGCGGCGTCTACTACTGCACTGTCCTCTCGTCGCAGGACCTGACTGGAAACAATGAGGCTTACGCTGAACTATTGGTGTTGG GTAAAACATCAGAGGACTCTGAACTATTGCCAGGCTTTCAGATAGATGACATGGAAG actggctttTTGTGGTACTGATCGTCCTCGGTGGATTCTTTGTCGTCCTCATGATTGGAATCTGCTGGTGCCAATGCTGCCCGCACACCTGCTGCTGTTACGTGCAGTGCCCGTGCTGCCCCGAGAAGTGCTGCTGCCCCAGAGCTC TGTATGAAGCAGGGAAGGCGGCCACCTCCGGCGCGCCCAGCATGTATGCCCCCAGCGGCTACGCTCCCTCCATGTACTCCCACCCCAGCCAGGTGAAGGTGCCACCGCCAGGGTCCGTCATAAAGATGTACAATGGTTATGATTACGACGCAGCGAGCTCAG TGGGCGGTCACAGCTCTCAGGCTCCTCTTATTCGGGACAACGATGCCCCCGTTTCTG TTCGGAGTGGTTACCGCATACAAGCCAACCAGCAGGACGACTCCATGAGGGTCCTCTACTACATGGAGAAAGAACTGGCCAACTTCGATCCAACCAGACCGGGGCCTCAAAACAACGGCCGAATGGAAAATA CTTCTGCGATGAGCGAGGTCAGCTCACTACATGAGGAAGATCACAGAAACAACCTGCGGAACGATCTCGGTCGATTAAGAAATCAAGCCATGACTCCGATCCGGGACTTGGAGGAGGAAACGGTCTTCGGCAGCGACTACAGACGTTCCCCGCCGCGGCCACGCGTTTACAGCGATGACGGATTCCGGGATGAGAGACGAGCGCGTACTCGCTCCATGGACAACCTGGATGATCTCGACAGAAGAGACCGATACCGCGATCCCCCTGACAACCGAAGCCGAGGGAGACGCGGCTCAGATGATGACAGCAGCAGAGGATACAGCCGAGGCAGAGACGGACGCTCCCCCGACTCTCGAGACGACTACTATGGAGGTAAAAGGAGCCGAAGTCGAGACGACCTCCGGGAATACGACCGATCCCACAAGGAACCGGAGTACGATGATCGATTCATTGAAGATGCCTTGAGacggaagcagcagcagcagagagcGGGCAGCCGGGATGGTTTAGATAGTGTCGCCAACTCTTCGCGCTCAGAGGGCAGAAGAAACCGCCGCGACGACGAGGATTTTCCACCGCCGCCTCCTCCATATACAGAAACCGAATCTGTGTCCTCAAGAGGGAAGAAGCTGAAACGG GGTGAAGCTTTGAGTCGGGAGAGTCTCATCGTTTAa
- the LSR gene encoding lipolysis-stimulated lipoprotein receptor isoform X2 gives MAAGGSWLPALLSLCALSGGGSGMQVTVKNPFNVVILFQQITLRCEYDTSSLQPPIVTWKYRSFCRDRIADAFSSSSADSTTNSLMQQAGYNPYVECQDSTRTVRIVATKQGNSVTLGPYYQARKVTINNNADLTFDQTAWGDSGVYYCTVLSSQDLTGNNEAYAELLVLDWLFVVLIVLGGFFVVLMIGICWCQCCPHTCCCYVQCPCCPEKCCCPRALYEAGKAATSGAPSMYAPSGYAPSMYSHPSQVKVPPPGSVIKMYNGYDYDAASSVGGHSSQAPLIRDNDAPVSVRSGYRIQANQQDDSMRVLYYMEKELANFDPTRPGPQNNGRMENTSAMSEVSSLHEEDHRNNLRNDLGRLRNQAMTPIRDLEEETVFGSDYRRSPPRPRVYSDDGFRDERRARTRSMDNLDDLDRRDRYRDPPDNRSRGRRGSDDDSSRGYSRGRDGRSPDSRDDYYGGKRSRSRDDLREYDRSHKEPEYDDRFIEDALRRKQQQQRAGSRDGLDSVANSSRSEGRRNRRDDEDFPPPPPPYTETESVSSRGKKLKRGEALSRESLIV, from the exons GTGGCGGCAGCGGGATGCAGGTTACGGTGAAGAATCCCTTCAACGTGGTCATCTTATTCCAGCAAATCACGTTGCGGTGTGAGTACGACACCAGCTCGCTGCAGCCGCCCATCGTCACCTGGAAGTACCGATCCTTCTGCAGGGATCGGATCGCGGACGCCTTCAGCTCGTCCAGCGCGGACTCCACCACCAACAGCCTGATGCAGCAAGCCGGATATAACCCCTATGTGGAGTGTCAGGACAGCACCAGGACTGTGCGGATCGTGGCCACCAAGCAGGGCAACTCCGTCACTCTGGGACCGTATTACCAGGCCCGAAAAGTCACCATAAACAACA ATGCGGATCTCACCTTCGATCAGACGGCTTGGGGTGACAGCGGCGTCTACTACTGCACTGTCCTCTCGTCGCAGGACCTGACTGGAAACAATGAGGCTTACGCTGAACTATTGGTGTTGG actggctttTTGTGGTACTGATCGTCCTCGGTGGATTCTTTGTCGTCCTCATGATTGGAATCTGCTGGTGCCAATGCTGCCCGCACACCTGCTGCTGTTACGTGCAGTGCCCGTGCTGCCCCGAGAAGTGCTGCTGCCCCAGAGCTC TGTATGAAGCAGGGAAGGCGGCCACCTCCGGCGCGCCCAGCATGTATGCCCCCAGCGGCTACGCTCCCTCCATGTACTCCCACCCCAGCCAGGTGAAGGTGCCACCGCCAGGGTCCGTCATAAAGATGTACAATGGTTATGATTACGACGCAGCGAGCTCAG TGGGCGGTCACAGCTCTCAGGCTCCTCTTATTCGGGACAACGATGCCCCCGTTTCTG TTCGGAGTGGTTACCGCATACAAGCCAACCAGCAGGACGACTCCATGAGGGTCCTCTACTACATGGAGAAAGAACTGGCCAACTTCGATCCAACCAGACCGGGGCCTCAAAACAACGGCCGAATGGAAAATA CTTCTGCGATGAGCGAGGTCAGCTCACTACATGAGGAAGATCACAGAAACAACCTGCGGAACGATCTCGGTCGATTAAGAAATCAAGCCATGACTCCGATCCGGGACTTGGAGGAGGAAACGGTCTTCGGCAGCGACTACAGACGTTCCCCGCCGCGGCCACGCGTTTACAGCGATGACGGATTCCGGGATGAGAGACGAGCGCGTACTCGCTCCATGGACAACCTGGATGATCTCGACAGAAGAGACCGATACCGCGATCCCCCTGACAACCGAAGCCGAGGGAGACGCGGCTCAGATGATGACAGCAGCAGAGGATACAGCCGAGGCAGAGACGGACGCTCCCCCGACTCTCGAGACGACTACTATGGAGGTAAAAGGAGCCGAAGTCGAGACGACCTCCGGGAATACGACCGATCCCACAAGGAACCGGAGTACGATGATCGATTCATTGAAGATGCCTTGAGacggaagcagcagcagcagagagcGGGCAGCCGGGATGGTTTAGATAGTGTCGCCAACTCTTCGCGCTCAGAGGGCAGAAGAAACCGCCGCGACGACGAGGATTTTCCACCGCCGCCTCCTCCATATACAGAAACCGAATCTGTGTCCTCAAGAGGGAAGAAGCTGAAACGG GGTGAAGCTTTGAGTCGGGAGAGTCTCATCGTTTAa
- the COXFA4 gene encoding cytochrome c oxidase subunit NDUFA4, which translates to MFRTMLSHARKHPSLIPLFLFVGCGGVGSILYALRVTMTSPEVAWDKKNNPDPWNKKSPNYQYKFYNETIDYKNLKKEGPDF; encoded by the exons ATGTTCCGTACTATGCTCAGCCATGCCCGGAAACACCCCAGC ttgatcCCCCTGTTCTTGTTTGTGGGGTGCGGGGGCGTCGGATCGATCCTTTATGCTTTAAGAGTGACCATGACCAGTCCTGAAGTCGC atgGGACAAGAAGAACAACCCCGATCCCTGGAACAAGAAGAGCCCCAATTACCAGTACAAG TTTTACAACGAGACGATCGACTACAAGAATCTGAAGAAGGAAGGTCCTGATTTCTAa
- the FBL gene encoding rRNA 2'-O-methyltransferase fibrillarin, giving the protein MRPGFTPRGFGGRGFGDRGGFGDRGGFGDRGRGVSRGFGGRGRGGFGDRGGGRGGFGGRGGFGGGRGGFGDRGGRGGFRSPFGRGGPRGGGRGGRGGFGAGRKVVVEPHRHEGVFICRGKEDALVTKNLVPGESVYGEKRMSVEDGELKIEYRAWNPFRSKLAAAILGGVDQIHIRPGSKVLYLGAASGTTVSHVSDLVGPEGLVYAVEFSHRSGRDLINVAKKRTNIIPVIEDARHPHKYRMLMGMVDVIFADVAQPDQTRIVALNAHNFLKNGGHFVISIKANCIDSTAAPEAVFASEVKKMQQENMKPQEQLTLEPYERDHAVVVGVYRPPPKQKK; this is encoded by the exons atgaggccag GATTCACTCCCAGGGGATTTGGTGGCAGGGGATTTGGTGACCGTGGAGGATTTGGTGACCGCGGAGGATTTGGTGACCGTGGTCGAGGGGTTAGTAGAGGATTTGGAGGCCGGGGAAGAGGTGGATTCGGTGACCGTGGAGGTGGCAGAGGTGGATTCGGTGGCAGAGGTGGATTCGGTGGTGGCAGAGGTGGATTTGGTGACCGTGGAGGAAGAG gtggGTTTAGGTCTCCTTTTGGAAGGGGTGGACCCCGCGGTGGAGGCAGAGGAGGGAGAGGTGGATTTGGCGCAGGAAGGAAAGTTGTGGTGGAGCCGCACAGACATGAAG GCGTCTTCATCTGCAGAGGGAAGGAGGACGCACTGGTGACCAAGAACCTGGTCCCTGGAGAATCTGTCTATGGAGAGAAGAGGATGTCTGTGGAG GATGGAGAATTAAAAATTGAATACAGAGCCTGGAATCCCTTCAGATCGAAActcgctgcagccattttgggagGAGTGGATCAGATACACATAAGACCCGGATCCAAAGTCCTGTATCTTGGAGCCGCCTCTGGGACGACCGTATCCCATGTGTCCGACTTGGTTGGCCCA GAAGGATTGGTCTACGCTGTTGAATTCTCACACCGGTCCGGCCGTGATCTCATTAACGTGGCCAAGAAACGCACCAACATCATCCCCGTGATTGAGGACGCACGGCACCCGCACAAGTACCGCATGTTGATGG GAATGGTCGATGTCATTTTCGCGGATGTAGCTCAGCCCGACCAGACCAGAATAGTCGCCCTCAATGCTCACAATTTCCTGAAGAACGGAGGTCACTTTGTCATCTCTATAAAG GCAAATTGCATTGACTCCACGGCGGCTCCGGAGGCCGTGTTTGCTTCAGAAGTGAAGAAGATGCAGCAAGAAAACATGAAACCCCAAGAACAGTTAACGCTTGAGCCGTACGAGCGGGACCACGCCGTGGTGGTTGGAGTATACAG ACCTCCCCCAAAACAGAAGAAATGA